Proteins from one Anastrepha obliqua isolate idAnaObli1 chromosome 2, idAnaObli1_1.0, whole genome shotgun sequence genomic window:
- the LOC129239291 gene encoding putative nuclease HARBI1, translated as MLPVIKTWSISPELKLEACLRFFAEGGYQNGTGQDFNIGMAQSTVSIVLSEVLNILEATLCPRWISLAMTETEELEAKRYFFGKTRIPGIVMCVDGTHIKILKPAGDNSHLYYNRKGYYSINAMIICDHKQRIRYVNSRYAGASHDSFIWENSEASRHFQTMYENGHRSTRLLGDSGYPLLPWLITPFRNAGANTPQSRFNKSHSSGRNIVERTIGVWKNWCRCLLSARQLHYSPEKVAQIVNVAAALHNIRIHYNISDEYLEGVFESEEYENGEPVQHQRYTNEANQIRNEMLHSFL; from the exons ATGCTTCCTGTTATTAAAACATGGTCGATATCGCCAGAGCTCAAACTAGAAGCCTGTCTAAGATTTTTTGCTGAAGGGGGTTATCAAAATGGTACTGGGCAGGATTTTAATATTGGCATGGCGCAGTCCACAGTGTCCATAGTACTGtcagaagttttaaatattttagaggCAACACTATGCCCCAGATGGATAAGTTTGGCAATGACCGAGACTGAAGAGCTTGAAgccaaaagatatttttttggaaaaacaagaaTTCCCGGCATAGTTATGTGCGTAGATGGCACCCACATAAAGATTTTGAAACCTGCTGGAGACAATTCGCACCTTTATTATAATAGGAAAGGATATTACAGTATTAATGCAATGATA ATATGTGACCATAAGCAGCGAATAAGGTATGTGAACAGTAGGTACGCAGGTGCAAGTCACGATTCCTTTATTTGGGAAAATAGTGAGGCTTCAAGACATTTCCAAACCATGTATGAAAATGGACACAGAAGCACTAGATTGTTGG GTGACTCTGGATACCCACTTTTACCCTGGCTGATAACGCCCTTCCGAAATGCCGGCGCGAATACACCCCAAAGCCGTTTCAATAAAAGCCATAGCTCGGGTCGCAATATTGTTGAACGCACAATAGGTGTCTGGAAGAATTGGTGTCGATGCTTGCTCTCAGCTCGCCAACTTCATTATTCTCCGGAAAAAGTGGCTCAAATTGTTAATGTTGCGGCGGCACTTCACAACATTCGGATCCATTATAATATTTCAGACGAATATTTAGAAGGGGTTTTTGAAAGTGAAGAGTATGAAAATGGCGAGCCTGTACAACATCAAAGGTATACCAATGAAGCAAACCAAATCCGGAATGAAATGCTACACAGCTTTttataa
- the LOC129239489 gene encoding uncharacterized protein LOC129239489, producing the protein MAKLIFFRKRTTTREQFKGLISRMKEHPDIAKNFTRSAPNEVEQFWESVREELNSLGPPSKSISEWKKVWSDFKSAVKKKLAHNKRELQATGGGENRELPLSSLEEDVAALVGLNACVGGIKNSKEFGVPQRRIIEHATPLNSEQVVEDITPSTSKRARTNSYTSRDAICIELLENEDMENNQNTRNELRKKKRPEQFDLLDKQIGVQERLYSKVSEGVGAQELHFKNVKKELKDLTRSVDRLGDHQKKTNEILQAFLEETKRHNMAMETNAIEKLRVKQELLSIELGEVNKQLRLKK; encoded by the exons atggcaaaattaatattttttaggaaaCGCACAACCACCAGAGAGCAATTTAAAGGTCTAATATCTCGTATGAAGGAGCATCCtgatattgcaaaaaattttaccagaagtgCTCCTAACGAGGTAGAGCAATTTTGGGAGAGTGTGCGTGAGGAACTGAATTCATTAGGGCCTCCATCGAAGAGTATTTCAGAATGGAAAAAG GTTTGGTCAGATTTTAAATCAGCAGTAAAGAAAAAGTTGGCGCACAATAAAAGGGAATTACAAGCAACTGGTGGAGGCGAAAATAGGGAACTACCTTTATCGTCGCTAGAAGAAGATGTTGCTGCTCTAGTGGGCCTAAACGCCTGTGTTGGAggcattaaaaattcaaaagagtTTGGAGTGCCTCAGAGGAGAATTATTGAGCATGCCACTCCACTAAATTCAGAGCAGGTGGTTGAAGACATTACTCCATCTACATCGAAGAGAGCTCGTACAAATTCATATACTTCGAGAGACGCCATCTGCATAGAGTTGTTGGAAAATGAAGATATGGAAAATAACCAAAACACTCGAAATGAACTCCGAAAAAAAAAGAGACCAGAGCAGTTTGACTTGTTAGACAAGCAAATCGGTGTGCAGGAGAGGTTATATTCAAAAGTTTCGGAAGGTGTTGGGGCACAGGAActacattttaaaaatgtaaaaaaagaactTAAAGATCTGACTAGGTCGGTTGACCGTCTGGGTGATCACCAGAAGAAAACCAATGAAATTCTCCAAGCTTTTCTTGAGGAGACAAAAAGACACAATATGGCTATGGAGACAAATGCTATTGAAAAATTAAGGGTGAAACAAGAACTTTTAAGCATTGAATTAGGAGAAGTTAACAAGCAATTGAGACTTAAAAAATGA